Proteins from a single region of Neodiprion virginianus isolate iyNeoVirg1 chromosome 4, iyNeoVirg1.1, whole genome shotgun sequence:
- the LOC124303179 gene encoding beta-1,3-glucan-binding protein 1-like isoform X2 — MKTLALIFVAFCCIGICAYTVPDPDIQLLSPRGIRVSIPDATGIQLVAFNGNVNKNIIPDQSGSISREIFRPTSSKWMFEDTHTLVQRRDVLHYWIYIQVDGSPHKKTGSWSPSATSPSGSCTPSITTTTRQGLICQGQLILEDNFDSLNTSIWSRDIFIPSQPQYEFCVYHNHQQSVRIKNGTLHVIPSLLEDSYGERATAVGTMTLAECTSQVPSDCSRSATGYLILPPVISARLTTINHFNFQYGRVEIRAKFPEGDWLYPELWLQPKNPTQFSEFKSVFVRLGMARGNRVLTGTTGNYDGRLLEFGLRAGSAPNFQSVDIQKFSNTTGHWTSGFHVYSTTWNADGFVFHVDGEEAGRLTPRPNDWFSNSNASSGTRNKMSPFDGQFYITLGVGVGGVRDFPDNLRSGDGVGYEKPWKNVAAKEYFVREDDVLAAPLSLQKDQNIARS; from the exons atgaAAACACTCGCGTTGATATTTGTAGCTTTTTGCTGTATTGGAATTTGTGCTTACACGGTACCGGATCCTGATATTCAGCTACTGTCTCCTCGTGGAATTCGAGTGTCTATACCAG ATGCAACGGGAATACAACTGGTTGCGTTTAACGgaaacgttaacaaaaatataatcccAGACCAAAGTGGATCAATATCCCGTGAGATCTTTCGTCCCACGTCGAGTAAATGGATGTTCGAAGATACTCACACTCTTGTTCAAAGACGAGACGTTCTCCACTATTGGATTTACATTCAAGTTGATGGAAGTCCGCACAAGAAAACGGGATCGTGGAGTCCTT cGGCAACAAGTCCTTCGGGCTCTTGCACCCCGAGCATCACTACCACAACGCGTCAAGGGTTGATTTGTCAAGGCCAGTTAATTTTGGAAGACAATTTTGATTCGTTAAACACATCGATTTGGTCAAGAGACATATTCATTCCTTCACAACCT CAATATGAATTTTGTGTATACCACAACCACCAGCAAAGCGTGAGAATCAAGAATGGAACGCTTCACGTGATTCCTAGTCTACTTGAAGACTCGTACGGAGAACGTGCTACCGCAGTAGGCACCATGACTCTGGCTGA GTGTACCAGTCAGGTGCCTTCTGATTGTTCCCGGTCAGCTACAGGATACCTTATCCTACCACCAGTGATATCTGCGCGTCTAACGACCATCAATCATTTCAACTTCCAATACGGAAGAGTCGAGATTCGTGCAAAATTTCCAGAAGGCGACTGGCTTTATCCAG AATTATGGCTGCAGCCGAAGAATCCTACGCAATTTTCGGAATTCAAAAGCGTTTTCGTGCGGCTGGGAATGGCGCGTGGAAATCGGGTGCTGACAGGAACCACGGGAAATTATGATGGGCGCCTGTTGGAATTCGGTTTACGAGCTGGTTCGGCACCAAACTTCCAGAGCGTGGATAtccagaaattttcaaataccacAGGTCACTGGACTTCCGGATTCCATGTATATTCGACTACCTGGAACGCGGATGGATTCGTATTTCATGTCGATGGCGAAGAAGCCGGTCGCTTGACTCCTAGACCGAATGACTGGTTCAGCAATAGCAATGCCTCATCAGGAACAAGAAATAAGATGTCACCCTTCGACGgtcag TTTTACATTACTCTGGGAGTTGGCGTGGGTGGAGTACGTGATTTTCCGGACAACTTACGCAGCGGCGACGGTGTTGGATATGAAAAACCGTGGAAAAACGTCGCAGCCAAG
- the LOC124303179 gene encoding beta-1,3-glucan-binding protein 1-like isoform X1 has product MKTLALIFVAFCCIGICAYTVPDPDIQLLSPRGIRVSIPDATGIQLVAFNGNVNKNIIPDQSGSISREIFRPTSSKWMFEDTHTLVQRRDVLHYWIYIQVDGSPHKKTGSWSPSATSPSGSCTPSITTTTRQGLICQGQLILEDNFDSLNTSIWSRDIFIPSQPQYEFCVYHNHQQSVRIKNGTLHVIPSLLEDSYGERATAVGTMTLAECTSQVPSDCSRSATGYLILPPVISARLTTINHFNFQYGRVEIRAKFPEGDWLYPELWLQPKNPTQFSEFKSVFVRLGMARGNRVLTGTTGNYDGRLLEFGLRAGSAPNFQSVDIQKFSNTTGHWTSGFHVYSTTWNADGFVFHVDGEEAGRLTPRPNDWFSNSNASSGTRNKMSPFDGQFYITLGVGVGGVRDFPDNLRSGDGVGYEKPWKNVAAKALLRFWEAKNYWLPSWQDSNNPGKSHLQIDYVRVYAL; this is encoded by the exons atgaAAACACTCGCGTTGATATTTGTAGCTTTTTGCTGTATTGGAATTTGTGCTTACACGGTACCGGATCCTGATATTCAGCTACTGTCTCCTCGTGGAATTCGAGTGTCTATACCAG ATGCAACGGGAATACAACTGGTTGCGTTTAACGgaaacgttaacaaaaatataatcccAGACCAAAGTGGATCAATATCCCGTGAGATCTTTCGTCCCACGTCGAGTAAATGGATGTTCGAAGATACTCACACTCTTGTTCAAAGACGAGACGTTCTCCACTATTGGATTTACATTCAAGTTGATGGAAGTCCGCACAAGAAAACGGGATCGTGGAGTCCTT cGGCAACAAGTCCTTCGGGCTCTTGCACCCCGAGCATCACTACCACAACGCGTCAAGGGTTGATTTGTCAAGGCCAGTTAATTTTGGAAGACAATTTTGATTCGTTAAACACATCGATTTGGTCAAGAGACATATTCATTCCTTCACAACCT CAATATGAATTTTGTGTATACCACAACCACCAGCAAAGCGTGAGAATCAAGAATGGAACGCTTCACGTGATTCCTAGTCTACTTGAAGACTCGTACGGAGAACGTGCTACCGCAGTAGGCACCATGACTCTGGCTGA GTGTACCAGTCAGGTGCCTTCTGATTGTTCCCGGTCAGCTACAGGATACCTTATCCTACCACCAGTGATATCTGCGCGTCTAACGACCATCAATCATTTCAACTTCCAATACGGAAGAGTCGAGATTCGTGCAAAATTTCCAGAAGGCGACTGGCTTTATCCAG AATTATGGCTGCAGCCGAAGAATCCTACGCAATTTTCGGAATTCAAAAGCGTTTTCGTGCGGCTGGGAATGGCGCGTGGAAATCGGGTGCTGACAGGAACCACGGGAAATTATGATGGGCGCCTGTTGGAATTCGGTTTACGAGCTGGTTCGGCACCAAACTTCCAGAGCGTGGATAtccagaaattttcaaataccacAGGTCACTGGACTTCCGGATTCCATGTATATTCGACTACCTGGAACGCGGATGGATTCGTATTTCATGTCGATGGCGAAGAAGCCGGTCGCTTGACTCCTAGACCGAATGACTGGTTCAGCAATAGCAATGCCTCATCAGGAACAAGAAATAAGATGTCACCCTTCGACGgtcag TTTTACATTACTCTGGGAGTTGGCGTGGGTGGAGTACGTGATTTTCCGGACAACTTACGCAGCGGCGACGGTGTTGGATATGAAAAACCGTGGAAAAACGTCGCAGCCAAG
- the LOC124303179 gene encoding beta-1,3-glucan-binding protein-like isoform X3 produces MKTLALIFVAFCCIGICAYTVPDPDIQLLSPRGIRVSIPDATGIQLVAFNGNVNKNIIPDQSGSISREIFRPTSSKWMFEDTHTLVQRRDVLHYWIYIQVDGSPHKKTGSWSPSATSPSGSCTPSITTTTRQGLICQGQLILEDNFDSLNTSIWSRDIFIPSQPQYEFCVYHNHQQSVRIKNGTLHVIPSLLEDSYGERATAVGTMTLAECTSQVPSDCSRSATGYLILPPVISARLTTINHFNFQYGRVEIRAKFPEGDWLYPELWLQPKNPTQFSEFKSVFVRLGMARGNRVLTGTTGNYDGRLLEFGLRAGSAPNFQSVDIQKFSNTTGHWTSGFHVYSTTWNADGFVFHVDGEEAGRLTPRPNDWFSNSNASSGTRNKMSPFDGQEYFVREDDVLAAPLSLQKDQNIARS; encoded by the exons atgaAAACACTCGCGTTGATATTTGTAGCTTTTTGCTGTATTGGAATTTGTGCTTACACGGTACCGGATCCTGATATTCAGCTACTGTCTCCTCGTGGAATTCGAGTGTCTATACCAG ATGCAACGGGAATACAACTGGTTGCGTTTAACGgaaacgttaacaaaaatataatcccAGACCAAAGTGGATCAATATCCCGTGAGATCTTTCGTCCCACGTCGAGTAAATGGATGTTCGAAGATACTCACACTCTTGTTCAAAGACGAGACGTTCTCCACTATTGGATTTACATTCAAGTTGATGGAAGTCCGCACAAGAAAACGGGATCGTGGAGTCCTT cGGCAACAAGTCCTTCGGGCTCTTGCACCCCGAGCATCACTACCACAACGCGTCAAGGGTTGATTTGTCAAGGCCAGTTAATTTTGGAAGACAATTTTGATTCGTTAAACACATCGATTTGGTCAAGAGACATATTCATTCCTTCACAACCT CAATATGAATTTTGTGTATACCACAACCACCAGCAAAGCGTGAGAATCAAGAATGGAACGCTTCACGTGATTCCTAGTCTACTTGAAGACTCGTACGGAGAACGTGCTACCGCAGTAGGCACCATGACTCTGGCTGA GTGTACCAGTCAGGTGCCTTCTGATTGTTCCCGGTCAGCTACAGGATACCTTATCCTACCACCAGTGATATCTGCGCGTCTAACGACCATCAATCATTTCAACTTCCAATACGGAAGAGTCGAGATTCGTGCAAAATTTCCAGAAGGCGACTGGCTTTATCCAG AATTATGGCTGCAGCCGAAGAATCCTACGCAATTTTCGGAATTCAAAAGCGTTTTCGTGCGGCTGGGAATGGCGCGTGGAAATCGGGTGCTGACAGGAACCACGGGAAATTATGATGGGCGCCTGTTGGAATTCGGTTTACGAGCTGGTTCGGCACCAAACTTCCAGAGCGTGGATAtccagaaattttcaaataccacAGGTCACTGGACTTCCGGATTCCATGTATATTCGACTACCTGGAACGCGGATGGATTCGTATTTCATGTCGATGGCGAAGAAGCCGGTCGCTTGACTCCTAGACCGAATGACTGGTTCAGCAATAGCAATGCCTCATCAGGAACAAGAAATAAGATGTCACCCTTCGACGgtcag
- the LOC124303176 gene encoding uncharacterized protein LOC124303176, with the protein MQSTKESKTKTAEELKSADSLETKEPSKTLDPLQQKKLLTEKRLSLTQQNARLRKPIDFTADISMDQLDVSGEYMTDEEIMNHLDEIENIVLDGTEFELQDDVDSTNATSNISEVNVQKNKATEDRSKQPENKQSEEMKTTSKKDDKTEEPSEVTAEKMEEKPQTVESESKDSGVDWYEKKLETKVATVKDRLSKLARVLEFSYPRYKGYLDRNEAITGTPVCRLDQPRRCLLEKPHINRWKFVCNRKPVQESTEKQNTNKEETHSGNSGSTMWRLTPTGVWDSDTDNSSQYPPFVMKAVKVFEDFLQTTQSVDEQASQTSSEIAVVTNEESKSEDTSTRSDTDEKETVKQEWLWLLVRCNRVDELMLFATGRNIGRSTMDELKQVYEVGPGKDCKVKSLYCKSVTKTGGTTNTTTTFLLGSEALDEVVGGIKIQLAPKTNFWSNAAGAESLGNAVADLLAPTSRTTVVEIGCGTGLIGLMLASKCHQVIGLDSPSEVEEAEMSSELNGVKNASFVMGEPAEVMATIAKVLSNCKAAAIVNTNTNIGRAIEVMTDLRKILSLKRLVMVTTLTKQSVRSILELTRPGNGNLGNPFIPIRACVVDTLPVGPHFEVVILMERRLINKFPRIWVNPATSASLSQEKSIADKGAKTLTTQGANSPAKKAKVPLNKVAKIVEPPVKKYVDKVELLPKKAKFTPGFTKKSQFMPPKQLKETPLPPLKNKFKPKRVHSPERPHVPPKKFAPRFEKGNFKPWAVGRVSPDYRVHEDRRIMNKYEDPARRNFPYRNRSPMIKKEQKSRGWSVESVVPRGSPGREKRFRDHKDQSDLRERLSSNRIEPEIMEKVKKQQQMLDMAKQKLSGPASTVDVATAKQLQNMLNMVLEQTNKLQSQLPRSVWDRIAPPENVPSSSNVQIQNDPLLKGRYVQEMGTQDILITTANREFTKPDDSMSRGNYDRFNNVAPSRNAIMASGSQQDSGGNRFQNTAPDRYHGRDGNFKQQEQGGHWKQMEKNRWEPFQPMKKNSPPIRKHISPPRHQISVMGRPISPRRIASPIRRPLSPPRRQITPQRRHMSPIRRQLSPPRRQMSSPRRQISPPRRQISPRLQISESRRQISPSRRAISPPRRVLSPTRRHISPTRRQVSPQRRMDDDWDIPSRGAVEQNTWQRPAERLPEKRWHDERQQPVTSNWEHPSGNDRYRKSLNQDKWELKDGGHDASWNSSGGNGDTWANKQSAAVPNKDFKEHWQPATENRWQNSSGGVNGDNWNIKGKESFPRPLPREECKPVWGDGGKPRWGDQIGSTKDSWGGQADKEDWNDLPDDAKDPWGDDGNNISKDRWPKYENNPGPSSGWSRENQIGDTWGKPSDAWQNKSGPGNKSQWNSSQGGPAMNDSRWIPNDSTKKASGTWQGNSGLNNSWQPQNYPGFQQSRSYNPGSFKDRR; encoded by the exons ATGCAAAGTACAAAAGAGTCGAAGACTAAGACTGCCGAAGAATTGAAATCTGCTGATAGCTTGGAAACGAAAGAACCTTCTAAAACCTTAGATCCACTCCaacaaaagaaattattgACTGAAAAGCGACTTTCACTGACACAACAAAACGCCCGTCTTCGAAAGCCGATCGACTTTACAGCTGATATTTCTATGGATCAATTAGACGTGTCGGGAGAGTATATGACTGATGAAGAAATAATGAATCATCTTGATGAGATAGAAAACATCGTGCTAGATGGAACGGAGTTTGAGCTTCAGGATGACGTTGATTCAACCAATGCAACTTCAAATATATCCGAAGTAAATGTGCAGAAGAACAAAGCAACGGAAGATCGATCCAAACAGCCAGAAAACAAGCAATCAGAAGAGATGAAGACTACGAGCAAAAAAGATGACAAAACAGAGGAGCCAAGTGAAGTCACAGCTGAAAAAATGGAAGAGAAACCTCAGACTGTGGAATCGGAATCCAAAGATTCTGGTGTAGATTGGTACGAGAAAAAG TTGGAAACAAAAGTTGCAACGGTAAAAGATCGATTGTCAAAATTAGCCCGTGTCCTTGAATTTTCTTATCCGCGGTATAAAGGGTATCTAGACCGAAATGAAGCTATCACTGGAACCCCCGTTTGTCGATTGGACCAACCTCGACGATGCCTGCTAGAAAAACCTCACATCAATCGGTGGAAATTCGTGT GCAACAGAAAGCCTGTACAAGAGTCAACAGAGAAGCAAAACACTAACAAGGAGGAGACTCATTCGGGGAACAGTGGCTCTACAATGTGGCGGCTGACTCCAACCGGTGTATGGGATTCTGATACCGATAATTCTTCTCAATATCCGCCTTTTGTAATGAAAGCAGTCAAG GTGTTCGAAGACTTTCTTCAGACAACACAATCCGTTGATGAACAAGCTTCACAAACATCCAGTGAAATTGCCGTTGTTACTAATGAAGAGTCAAAGTCTGAAGACACCTCTACACGTAGTGATACAGATGAGAAAGAAACTGTCAAGCAAGAGTGGCTATGGCTTTTAGTTAGGTGTAATCGTGTTGATGAACTAATGCTCTTTGCAACTGGAAGAAACATTGGTCGTTCAACTATGGATGAGTTAAAACAGGTCTATGAAGTTGGCCCAGGCAAAGACTGCAAGGTCAAATCACTCTACTGCAAATCTGTTACAAA AACTGGAGGTACAACGAATACCACTACAACATTTTTACTTGGGTCTGAAGCTTTAGATGAGGTTGTTGGTGGCATTAAAATACAATTGGCGCCCAAGACAAATTTCTGGTCGAATGCAGCAGGTGCAGAAAGTTTGGGAAATGCTGTTGCCGACTTGCTAGCACCTACATCTAGAACAACAGTTGTTGAAATAGGGTGTGGAACAGGCCTCATTGGGCTTATGCTTGCATCT AAATGTCATCAAGTTATTGGACTTGATTCACCGTCTGAAGTAGAAGAAGCTGAAATGTCTAGCGAATTAAATGGCGTCAAAAATGCTTCATTTGTAATGGGTGAACCTGCCGAAGTGATGGCTACAATTGCTAAAGTATTGTCAAACTGTAAGGCTGCTGCGATTGTAAACACCAACACTAATATAGGCAGag CCATTGAAGTAATGACGGATCTGCGGAAGATTCTGTCATTGAAGCGGCTCGTAATGGTAACAACTTTAACAAAGCAGTCTGTTCGCTCGATATTGGAGTTAACACGACCGGGTAATGGAAATCTTGGAAATCCTTTTATACCCATTCGCGCATGTGTTGTGGACACTTTACCAGTTGGGCCGCATTTCGAGGTTGTTATATTGATGGAACGTCGGTTGATAAACAAATTTCCACGGATTTGGGTAAATCCGGCTACTTCAGCATCGTTATCGCAAGAAAAATCAATCGCGGATAAAGGAGCAAAAACCTTGACTACCCAAGGTGCAAATAGTCCTGCTAAAAAAGCAAAAGTTCCCTTAAATAAGGTAGCAAAAATAGTCGAACCTCCTGTGAAGAAATATGTTGACAAGGTAGAACTTTTACCGAAGAAAGCTAAGTTTACTCCAGgttttaccaaaaaatctCAATTCATGCCTCCGAAACAATTGAAGGAGACTCCATTACCACCactcaaaaataaattcaagcCAAAGAGAGTTCATTCTCCAGAGAGGCCGCATGTGCCTCCTAAAAAGTTTGCCCCTAGGTTCGAAAAAGGAAATTTCAAACCCTGGGCTGTCGGTAGAGTTTCTCCGGATTATAGAGTGCACGAAGATAGGCGAATTATGAATAAGTATGAAGATCCCGCACGAAGAAATTTCCCGTACAGAAATCGAAGCCCAATGATTAAGAAGGAACAAAAATCACGGGGATGGAGCGTAGAAAGCGTCGTGCCTCGCGGAAGTCCAGGTCGTGAGAAAAGATTTAGGGATCATAAGGATCAGTCTGACTTGCGGGAAAGATTATCTAGTAACCGTATAGAGCCTGAGATAATGGAAAAGGTTAAAAAACAGCAACAAATGCTCGACATGGCTAAGCAGAAGTTGAGCGGACCGGCTTCTACTGTAGATGTTGCTACAGCTAAGCAACTTCAGAATATGTTGAATATGGTGCTTGAACAGACAAATAAATTGCAGAGCCAACTACCGCGTTCTGTATGGGACCGTATTGCACCTCCTGAAAATGTCCCTAGCTCATCGAACGTGCAGATCCAGAATGATCCGCTACTGAAAGGTCGTTATGTTCAGGAAATGGGGACTCAAGATATACTAATCACAACAGCTAACAGAGAGTTTACGAAACCCGACGACTCAATGTCTAGGGGAAATTATGACAGATTCAACAATGTCGCACCCTCGAGGAATGCTATAATGGCATCTGGTTCGCAACAGGACTCTGGTGGAAATCGTTTCCAGAATACGGCACCTGACAGGTATCACGGTCGCGATGGGAATTTTAAACAACAGGAACAAGGAGGCCATTGGAAACAGATGGAGAAAAATCGGTGGGAACCTTTCCAgccaatgaaaaaaaattcacccccTATTAGGAAGCATATTTCACCCCCCAGGCATCAAATATCTGTAATGGGAAGACCCATATCACCTCGACGAATTGCGTCACCGATCAGACGACCTCTGTCGCCACCTAGACGCCAGATAACACCGCAAAGAAGACACATGTCACCGATACGACGTCAGTTGTCACCGCCAAGGCGTCAGATGTCTTCACCACGTCGACAAATATCCCCGCCAAGACGTCAGATATCGCCCAGACTTCAAATCTCTGAATCAAGACGTCAGATTTCACCATCCAGAAGGGCTATATCTCCTCCTAGACGCGTGTTGTCTCCTACCAGACGCCACATTTCACCTACAAGACGTCAGGTGTCACCGCAAAGAAGAATGGACGACGACTGGGACATACCGAGCAGAGGTGCAGTTGAGCAGAACACTTGGCAGAGACCCGCTGAAAGATTGCCTGAAAAAAGATGGCACGACGAGAGGCAGCAGCCTGTCACTTCTAATTGGGAACATCCTTCAGGTAATGATAGATATCGGAAATCTTTGAATCAGGACAAATGGGAATTGAAAGATGGTGGTCACGATGCGTCATGGAACAGCAGTGGTGGTAATGGTGATACATGGGCCAACAAACAGTCTGCAGCTGTCCCTAATAAAGATTTTAAAGAACATTGGCAACCAGCCACTGAAAACAGATGGCAAAACTCATCAGGAGGAGTGAACGGAGACAATTGGAATATTAAGGGGAAAGAAAGCTTCCCGAGACCATTGCCAAGAGAAGAGTGTAAGCCTGTCTGGGGTGACGGAGGGAAACCTAGATGGGGAGATCAGATAGGATCTACAAAGGATTCATGGGGGGGTCAAGCTGATAAAGAGGATTGGAACGATCTTCCAGATGATGCTAAGGATCCTTGGGGAGATGATGGTAACAATATCAGCAAAGATCGTTGGCCCAAGTACGAAAATAATCCAGGCCCATCCTCTGGATGGTCTAGGGAAAATCAGATAGGGGATACGTGGGGCAAGCCTAGTGATGCTTGGCAAAATAAATCTGGACCTGGTAACAAGTCCCAGTGGAATTCATCCCAGGGTGGTCCAGCTATGAATGACTCACGCTGGATACCAAACGACAGTACCAAAAAAGCTTCAGGAACCTGGCAAGGAAATTCGGGACTAAATAACAGTTGGCAACCACAAAATTATCCGGGATTTCAACAATCCAGATCTTACAATCCTGGTTCCTTCAAAGATCGACGTTAA
- the LOC124303178 gene encoding katanin p60 ATPase-containing subunit A-like 1, with amino-acid sequence MSVSISEICENTKLAREMALMGNYDTSGVYYQGVIQQIHRLLTTIGDTTRKGKWQVVQHQIAQEFEKVKATSNTLQLFKIDTHGERLVGGSSCLSTFEEPTRDPTSWTFGELREPSMWPSAPPRDPDVWPPLTPAEQKNARPQKNQKQSIRSNVRKSSIPPGKKQESKTNSKKDDKRPTKKDDSVKDKSDSEKKEVEVEDRKFEPAGNDRDLVDMLERDIVQKNPNIHWDDIADLYEAKRLLEEAVVLPMWMPDFFKGIRRPWKGVLMVGPPGTGKTMLAKAVATECGTTFFNVSSSTLTSKYRGESEKLVRLLFEMARFYAPSTIFIDEIDSLCSRRGSESEHEASRRVKSELLVQMDGVNSNSEDPSKVVMVLAATNFPWDIDEALRRRLEKRIYIPLPNNEGREALLKINLREVKIDPEVNLTDIAKKLEGYSGADITNVCRDASMMSMRRKIAGLRADQIRQLPKEELDLPVSVLDFEEAVEKCNKSVSQEDLEKYEKWMNEFGSS; translated from the exons ATGTCAGTTTCTATAAGTGAGATATGCGAAAACACAAAACTAGCTAGGGAAATGGCTTTGATGGGAAATTATGACACATCCGGTGTATATTACCAAGGTGTCATTCAGCAGATACATAGGCTTCTCACTACGATAGGTGACACGACTCGCAAAGGGAAATGGCAAGTTGTGCAGCATCAAATCGCTCaagagtttgaaaaagttaAAGCAACTTCAAACACCTTACAGCTTTTTAAAATTGATACTCATGGAGAAAGATTAGTCGGAG GATCATCTTGTTTATCGACTTTCGAAGAGCCTACACGGGATCCAACTTCGTGGACTTTCGGTGAACTTCGTGAACCTAGTATGTGGCCATCTGCACCACCAAGAGATCCTGACGTCTGGCCTCCTTTGACTCCTGCAGAACAAAA AAATGCTCGGcctcaaaaaaatcaaaaacaatcAATTCGCTCAAATGTTCGTAAATCCTCGATTCCACCTGggaaaaaacaagaaagcAAAACTAATTCTAAAAAAGACGATAAAAGACCGACCAAGAAAGATGACTCTGTTAAG GATAAAAGTGACTctgagaaaaaagaagttgAAGTGGAAGACCGCAAATTTGAGCCAGCTGGAAATGACAGAGATCTTGTAGACATGCTCG AACGAGATATTGTACAAAAGAATCCAAACATTCACTGGGACGACATAGCAGATCTTTATGAGGCAAAGCGATTGCTGGAAGAAGCTGTTGTCTTGCCAATGTGGATGCCAGACTTCTTCAAA GGAATACGAAGGCCTTGGAAAGGTGTGCTAATGGTTGGCCCGCCTGGTACAGGAAAAACAATGCTTGCAAAGGCTGTGGCCACAGAATGTggaacaacatttttcaatgtcTCTTCATCAACGTTAACATCAAAATACAGAGGAGAGTCAGAGAAATTAGTACGCTTACTTTTTGAAATG GCCAGATTTTACGCTCCTAGTACCATATTCATTGACGAGATAGACTCACTGTGTTCAAGAAGGGGCTCGGAATCTGAACATGAAGCATCTCGTCGTGTAAAGTCTGAACTCCTTGTACAAATGGACGGAGTCAATTCGAACAg TGAAGATCCGAGCAAAGTTGTGATGGTACTTGCCGCTACAAACTTTCCTTGGGATATAGATGAAGCACTACGACGGCGATTAGAGAAACGCATTTACATACCTCTGCCTAACA ACGAAGGTAGAGAAGCCTTGCTGAAGATAAATCTTCGCGAGGTCAAAATAGACCCAGAAGTAAATTTGACTGACATTGCCAAAAAACTCGAAGGCTATTCAGGCGCAGATATAACCAATGTTTGCAG AGATGCGTCTATGATGTCCATGCGCAGAAAAATTGCTGGTCTAAGGGCAGATCAAATTAGGCAGTTACCTAAAGAAGAGCTCGACCTGCCTGTGTCTGTGCTAGATTTTGAAGAAGCTGTTGAGAAATGCAACAAAAGTGTGTCGCAAGAGGATCTTGAGAAATATGAGAAGTGGATGAATGAATTTGGATCATCTTGA
- the LOC124303182 gene encoding RNA-binding motif protein, X-linked 2 isoform X1 — protein sequence MNPLTNVKNITKLGEQELVRNSKSSWHDKYKDSAWIFVGGLPYDLTEGDVITIFSQYGEIVNINLVRDKDTGKPKGFGFICYEDQRSTILAVDNFNGTKVLGRILRVDHVEKYKVPKESKNTDEHTKKLQNQGCAPIRK from the exons ATGAACCCCTTAAC gAATGTAAAAAACATAACGAAGTTAGGTGAGCAAGAACTAGTACGCAACAGTAAATCTTCATGGCACGACAAGTACAAAGACAGTGCTTGGATATTCGTTGGAGGCCTACCGTATGATTTGACAGAGGGAGAtgttattacaatattttcccA GTATGGTGAAATCGTAAACATCAACCTCGTCAGGGACAAGGACACTGGCAAACCAAAAGGGTTTGGTTTTATTTGTTACGAGGATCAGAGGAGCACCATACTCGCTGTAGATAACTTCAATGGCACAAAG GTCCTGGGTCGAATTTTGAGAGTCGATCACGTGGAGAAGTACAAAGTGccaaaagaatcgaaaaatactgATGAACATACAAAAAAACTGCAGAATCAAGGCTGTGCACCAATacgaaaatga
- the LOC124303182 gene encoding succinate dehydrogenase assembly factor 3, mitochondrial isoform X2: MNITSHVQRVKFLYKTILKLHRGLPLEIQPLGNNYVRDEFRRHKNCNPAEAQVFMTEWADYATKLAEQLGLRGPQQAKKLGIDLDQDAIEKMRDEQIQQLYELMMTATGKHVEKSDDT; this comes from the exons ATGAACATAACCTCACATGTGCAACGGGTGAAGTTTTTATACAAAACTATCCTGAAACTTCACCGCGGCTTACCGTTGGAAATTCAACCTCTGGGCAATAATTACGTCCGCGATGAATTTAGGCGGCATAAAAATTGCAACCCTGCAGAGGCTCAAGTTTTCATGACAGAGTGGGCT GATTATGCTACAAAACTTGCCGAGCAACTGGGACTTAGAGGACCACAGCAAGCCAAAAAATTAGGTATAGATTTGGACCAGGATGCAATTGAGAAAATGAGAGATGAGCAAATACAGCAACTCTATGAATTGATGATGACGGCAACTGGAAAACACGTTGAAAAGAGTGATGATACTTAA